The Tubulanus polymorphus chromosome 1, tnTubPoly1.2, whole genome shotgun sequence genome contains a region encoding:
- the LOC141902748 gene encoding 8-oxo-dGDP phosphatase NUDT18-like produces MEGLELELSFLLEGKSVAVVGEYDTKRPNLRDDFVPLIKRTVCYIVCGVIFNEAGEVLMMQEAKASCYGKWYLPAGRMEPDETIVEAVKREVLEETGLEFEPDTLLAIQISTGIWYRYIFTGQITGGTLKTKDKGDKESLQAKWCSMNDINMGKHGSVPLRGNDILPLIKMANDYRTESLSERHRHNLPVINAHRQLVLRLVIIHTEVHTGALFVLRRTDSNPHLPTCVISPSDPSIFTALNLVLQDAFGKCENLVRKVAGVLTVEHSGKPQYKNDGICLTLLVDLKTENEVFPSTTNDQYTCSRLENEDVIRDLSLRMNTKFNVKLVSLH; encoded by the exons ATGGAAGGATTGGAACTAGAACTCAGTTTCTTACTCGAAGGAAAATCAGTTGCTGTTGTTGGCGAATATGACACGAAAAGACCGAATCTAA GAGATGATTTTGTTCCACTTATCAAACGAACAGTCTGCTATATTGTATGTGGCGTGATATTTAATGAAGCCGGTGAGGTTTTGATGATGCAAGAGGCTAAAGCTTCATGTTATGGTAAATGGTATTTACCTGCTGGACGAATGGAGCCTGATGAAACAATTGTG GAGGCAGTTAAACGTGAAGTACTAGAAGAGACTGGGCTTGAGTTTGAACCAGATACACTTTTAGCAATTCAGATCAGCACGGGTATATGGTATAGATACATATTTACTGGTCAGATAACTG GTGGAACTTTAAAGACAAAAGATAAAGGGGATAAAGAATCACTACAGGCTAAATGGTGCTCAATGAATGATATTAATATGGGTAAACATGGCAGTGTACCTTTGAG AGGAAATGATATATTGCCTTTGATCAAAATGGCAAATGACTATAGAACAGAATCACTATCAGAACGACATCGTCACAATCTGCCAGTAATAAATGCACACCGGCAGTTAGTATTACGTCTAGTTATAATACATACTGAAGTACATACTGG TGCATTATTCGTGTTAAGAAGGACTGACAGTAATCCTCATTTACCTACATGTGTGATTTCACCCAGTGATCCCAGTATATTCACAGCTCTCAACTTGGTACTACAG gatgcatttggaaaatgtgaaaatcttGTTCGTAAAGTTGCAGGTGTTCTAACTGTGGAACATTCTGGTAAACCTCAGTATAAGAATGATGGAATTTGTTTAACATTGTTGGTTGAtttaaaaactgaaaatgaagtatTTCCAAGTACCACGAATGATCAGTATACTTGTTCTCGATTGGAAAATGAAGATGTTATTCGAGATTTGTCCTTGCGTATGAATACGAAATTTAATGTAAAGTTAGTGTCATTGCATTGA
- the LOC141904740 gene encoding protein AMN1 homolog isoform X2 translates to MGTTTDFFWTQQVSSLLSMSVESLVKCSPRYIDDISILPSTLKDQIIKLMAKRGFITDNNLHKVISNSLKVLDLSECEVTDTGLLKLSKCQNIRKIDLNSAKSSRDDVTSAGVIHVAHCCPLLEVVYLRRCTSLTDEGVEVLAANCPRLRELNIGGVCLLTDRSLDALGQHCRHLSSLNISKANVCARTEDSDQFCPIQFFSELVKVCYSMIYFSN, encoded by the exons ATGGGTACTACAACAGATTTTTTCTGGACTCAACAGGTTTCTTCACTGTTGTCAAT GTCTGTTGAGTCACTGGTAAAATGCTCACCAAGATACATTGATGATATAAGTATCTTACCTTCCACGCTGAAAGACCAGATTATAAAACTCATGGCTAAAAGAGGTTTTATTACTGATAATAATTTACATA aggtgatatcaaattccttaAAAGTTCTTGATTTGAGTGAATGTGAAGTGACAGATACTGGCTTGCTCAAACTTTCCAAGTGTCAGAATATTAGAaagattgatttgaattcagCAAAGTCATCTCGTGATGATGTCACATCAGCTG GTGTTATCCATGTTGCACATTGCTGTCCATTGTTAGAAGTTGTTTATTTGAGACGTTGTACCAGTTTAACAGATGAAGGTGTAGAGGTTTTAGCCGCTAACTGTCCTCGACTTCGTGAACTTAATATTGGCGGTGTTTGTTTACTCACAGACAGGTCACTCGATGCTTTGGGACAACATTGCCGACATCTCAGTTCTCTCAACATCTCAAAAGCAAATGTATGTGCACG AACTGAAGACTCGGACCAATTTTGCCCGATACAGTTTTTCAGTGAGTTAGTCAAGGTTTGCTATAGCATGATTTACTTTTCAAACTAA